The following proteins are encoded in a genomic region of Spirosoma sp. SC4-14:
- a CDS encoding DUF4126 domain-containing protein: protein MSIEWIMSACIGIGLAACCGFRVFVPLLIASIATKLGLVGTVAGFEWLSNWPTLFGLALATVFEIGGYYIPWLDHLLDTLATPASIIAGTLLSTSFLHIDNPVLHWGLGLMLGGSTAGIVQAGTSLLRIGSTATTGGLGNPVVATGENVASVSLSLFSIFLPLIAIVIIAAVLIFIISRLLAKRKIWFTRGSNKPSGGPISQIPRSSNGRAV, encoded by the coding sequence ATGTCGATCGAATGGATCATGAGCGCCTGTATAGGCATAGGTCTGGCTGCCTGCTGTGGCTTCCGGGTGTTTGTTCCGCTACTCATCGCCAGCATCGCAACAAAACTAGGACTGGTTGGCACTGTTGCTGGCTTTGAATGGCTCAGCAACTGGCCTACCCTTTTTGGGTTAGCTCTGGCAACGGTTTTTGAAATTGGTGGCTACTATATCCCCTGGCTCGACCACCTGCTCGATACCCTGGCAACCCCGGCTTCTATTATTGCAGGAACACTTTTGAGTACATCGTTCCTGCATATCGACAACCCGGTTCTACACTGGGGACTTGGACTAATGCTGGGGGGAAGTACGGCAGGCATTGTACAGGCGGGAACCAGCCTACTGAGGATTGGTTCTACAGCCACTACCGGCGGACTTGGCAATCCGGTGGTGGCTACGGGCGAAAATGTGGCGTCGGTTAGTTTATCGCTGTTTTCTATTTTTCTGCCCCTGATTGCTATCGTTATTATTGCGGCTGTCCTGATCTTTATTATCAGCCGCTTGCTTGCCAAGCGAAAAATATGGTTTACCCGAGGTTCAAACAAACCGTCGGGCGGCCCCATCTCGCAGATTCCACGCAGTAGTAATGGTCGGGCAGTGTAA
- a CDS encoding AAA family ATPase, with protein MNETQTAAQLLAKRFPYKPTLGQQQFFEQIGKFIVQEEVEHYRDCFLLRGYAGTGKTTLVGTLIKVLPRFGYKSVLLAPTGRAAKVMANYAKKPAQTIHRKIYRQVAEPGSSLLAFQRQKNYHEDTLFIVDEASMISDEADFGGKGLLTDLIDFVFEGPGNKLMLIGDTAQLPPVGRELSPALDRGFLASAFDMTVYEQELTEVMRQDEESGILYNATNLRMLLGDVEPTPKAVGFDALLNDSNGSVQTEIPPIRFNVRSFSDIYKMPLTKLEDGIRYAYDKYGRENTAIICRSNKSAVQYNQFVRRMIDQCEEELDAGDMLMIARNNYTILEEDSPAGFLANGEFAEVLKIRNKEEMHGFRFATVTLRLVDYEEQPDFEAKILLDTLHSPVPSLSSEQHKMLYESVMKDYFYIKSKKERTEAVRRDPYLNALQVKFAYALTCHKAQGGQWSAVFIDQGFLPDGQVNNEFVRWLYTALTRSTDEAFLMNFNPQFFG; from the coding sequence ATGAATGAAACCCAAACGGCGGCCCAATTACTCGCCAAACGCTTCCCCTACAAACCTACACTTGGGCAACAGCAATTTTTTGAGCAGATTGGTAAATTCATCGTTCAGGAAGAAGTTGAACACTATCGCGACTGTTTTTTGCTCAGAGGGTATGCCGGTACAGGAAAAACTACTCTTGTTGGCACTCTCATTAAAGTTCTTCCCCGATTTGGGTATAAATCGGTACTGCTGGCTCCTACGGGCCGGGCAGCCAAAGTAATGGCCAACTACGCCAAAAAACCAGCGCAAACCATTCACCGTAAAATTTATCGTCAGGTAGCCGAGCCGGGGTCGAGCCTGCTGGCTTTCCAACGACAGAAAAATTACCACGAAGATACCCTCTTTATTGTCGATGAAGCCTCCATGATTTCTGATGAGGCCGATTTTGGCGGTAAAGGATTATTAACCGATCTGATCGATTTTGTGTTTGAAGGGCCGGGCAACAAGCTTATGCTCATTGGCGATACGGCCCAGCTCCCACCCGTTGGCCGCGAACTGAGCCCGGCACTCGATCGTGGCTTTCTGGCCAGTGCCTTCGACATGACCGTATATGAGCAGGAATTAACCGAAGTAATGCGGCAGGACGAAGAATCGGGCATTCTCTACAATGCGACCAATCTGCGGATGCTGCTTGGCGATGTCGAACCCACCCCGAAAGCCGTTGGGTTCGACGCGCTGCTGAACGATAGCAACGGTTCGGTACAAACCGAAATTCCGCCTATCCGTTTCAATGTTCGGTCGTTCAGCGATATCTATAAAATGCCACTTACCAAGCTGGAAGATGGCATCCGGTATGCCTACGATAAATATGGCCGGGAAAACACAGCGATCATTTGCCGCTCCAATAAATCGGCGGTTCAATATAATCAGTTCGTGCGAAGAATGATCGACCAGTGCGAAGAAGAACTCGATGCGGGCGATATGCTGATGATTGCCCGGAATAACTACACCATTCTGGAGGAAGACTCCCCGGCGGGTTTTCTGGCCAACGGTGAATTTGCCGAAGTGCTGAAAATTCGGAATAAGGAAGAAATGCATGGCTTTCGGTTTGCTACCGTTACGCTGCGGCTGGTCGACTATGAGGAACAACCTGATTTTGAAGCCAAAATCCTGCTCGATACGCTTCATTCTCCCGTTCCATCGCTCTCTTCCGAACAGCATAAAATGCTATACGAAAGCGTAATGAAGGACTATTTTTATATCAAAAGCAAAAAAGAGCGTACTGAGGCCGTTCGGCGCGATCCGTATCTGAATGCATTGCAGGTAAAGTTTGCCTATGCGCTTACTTGCCATAAAGCGCAGGGTGGGCAGTGGAGCGCCGTTTTTATCGATCAGGGATTTTTGCCCGACGGCCAGGTCAACAATGAATTTGTGCGGTGGCTATATACCGCCCTAACCCGATCTACCGACGAAGCATTCCTGATGAATTTCAATCCGCAGTTTTTTGGCTAA